One genomic region from Augochlora pura isolate Apur16 chromosome 7, APUR_v2.2.1, whole genome shotgun sequence encodes:
- the Unr gene encoding cold shock domain-containing Unr isoform X2 has translation MSNNPQWKTFQPPIMNSDPAILDYKSVAIPNPKVIMGSHQTATNIYRNGTNYGSDHYMTDSPPGNGKNNIHYAGYTNTQKSRKDLTRFPFGTFTGMEGNAGYTEDPPTNNSTYQDQSANQGPRETGIIEKLLHSYGFIQCCERQARLFFHFSQFSGNIEHLRIGDPVEFEMTYDRRTGKPIASTVSKISPEMVLGEERVIGLVTTSLHASSDSQGRISYENRGECFFLPYTKDDVEGNVILATGDRVSFQIATNQRGNLGACHVRLENPVHPVRYRGVVCSMKENFGFIERADVVKEIFFHFSEAKSMKEELRLGDDVEFIIQTRNGKEVACNITKLPPGSIVFEEVCNDVVKGQVLKPLERGTAARHQNDPLPGRIRYRDARHCEVEIPFGDKDQKGDFTLRHGDWVQFRIATDTRDQLKRATEILLLPESFTVSGERREQGIIAALKDGFGFIRCADRELARLFFHFNEVLDVDREISVGDEVEFTVIQDPSSSFSSNRQSAIRLKHLPAGTVQFETIIEKDLVQFSICQVKRNKELVAVDISLVNSFGEKTPNGNKKLNGQVCQGFIAALKDGFGFIETVNHDKEIFFHFSNFEGDASTLEVGADIECIISSGNGRGNGGCVAADYVKLVPRGSIPRPIPVSEVLDGTVVRPLRSANPDQAEYAGLIKINATNEDEDTPEYEFRIMGLVNKRELLQAGDPVQLQVDSAGHACNIVAVRKKRRATVDAVKGLFGFLAYEVDEGKKLFFHMSEVRDHAILQPGDPVEFVLITNQRTGKSSACNVTRISDSVQQRPERLISRLRTTSMEDTGPKLTVVRQPRGPDGTRGFNQERVQHTPGAIEE, from the exons ATGTCCAACAATCCTCAGTGGAAAACGTTCCAGCCGCCAATCATGAACTCTGACCCTGCAATACTTGATTATAAGTCTGTGGCTATACCTAATCCCAAAGTTATAATGGGATCGCATCAAACAGCAACTAATATCTACAGAAATGGTACCAACTATGGTAGTGACCATTATATGACAGATTCACCTCCtggaaatggaaaaaataacATACACTATGCAGGTTACACTAATACGCAAAAATCGCGTAAAGATCTTACCAGATTTCCTTTTGGGACATTTACCGGTATGGAAGGAAATGCTGGTTACACAGAAGACCCACCAACAAATAATTCCACTTATCAAGATCAATCTGCTAACCAAGGACCACGCGAAAcaggaataattgaaaaattatta CATTCTTATGGATTTATACAGTGCTGTGAAAGACAAGCAAGattgttctttcattttaGCCAATTTAGCGGTAACATAGAACATTTAAGAATTGGAGATCCAGTTGAATTTGAAATGACTTATGACCGACGAACTGGAAAACCCATTGCTAGTACAGTCAGTAAGATTTCTCCGGAGATG GTGCTAGGTGAAGAACGAGTTATTGGACTCGTAACCACATCATTACACGCGAGTAGTGACTCACAAGGGCGTATTAGTTATGAGAACAGAGgagaatgtttttttttgccATATACGAAAGATGATGTAGAAGGAAATGTTATTTTGGCTACTGGTGATAGAGTGTCATTTCAAATTGCTACTAATCAACG tGGAAATTTGGGTGCATGTCATGTAAGATTGGAAAATCCAGTACATCCAGTTCGCTATCGTGGAGTAGTTTGCTCGATGAAAGAAAACTTTGGCTTTATTGAACGTGCTGATGTAGTTAAAGAGATTTTCTTCCACTTTAGTGAAGCTAAATCTATGAAAGAAGAACTTAGATTAGGAGATGatgttgaatttataatacaaactCGAAAT GGAAAAGAAGTCGCTTGTAACATTACTAAGTTACCACCTGGTTCTATAGTATTTGAAGAAGTTTGTAATGATGTAGTAAAAGGGCAGGTATTAAAGCCTTTAGAAAGAGGCACTGCTGCTCGTCACCAAAATGATCCATTGCCTGGAAGAATTCGTTATAGAGATGCTCGTCATTGTGAAGTCGAAATTCCGTTTGGAGATAAAGATCAAAAAGGAGATTTTACTCTTAG aCATGGGGACTGGGTCCAATTTCGTATTGCTACGGATACTAGAGATCAACTCAAAAGAGCTACTGAAATATTGTTGTTACCTGAGTCTTTTACCGTATCCGGTGAAAGACGAGAACAAGGCATTATTGCTGCTCTCAAAGATGGATTTGGTTTCATTCGTTGTGCAGATCGAGAGTTAGcgcgtttattttttcatttcaatgaGGTTCTTGATGTTGATAGAGAAATTAGTGTAGGAGATGAAGTTGAGTTTACAGTTATTCAA gatCCTTCTTCATCATTTTCGAGTAATCGACAAAGTGCAATTAGGTTGAAACATTTACCAGCTGGAACAGTTCAATTTGAAACAATCATAGAAAAAGATTTG GTTCAATTTAGTATTTGTCAagtgaaacgaaataaagaacTTGTTGCTGTTGACATATCTCTAGTGAATTCTTTTGGTGAAAAGACTCCAAATGGTAACAAAAAGTTAAATGGTCAAGTTTGTCAGGGCTTTATTGCTGCTCTCAAAGATGGATTTGGTTTTATTGAGACTGTGAATCacgataaagaaatattttttcacttcag caattttgAAGGAGACGCTAGTACACTGGAAGTAGGAGCTGATATTGAATGTATAATCAGTTCTGGAAATGGTAGAGGAAACGGTGGTTGTGTTGCCGCGGATTATGTTAAATTAGTACCTCGTGGAAGCATTCCTAGGCCAATACCAGTTAGTGAAGTGCTTGATGGAACGGTCGTGAGGCCATTACGAAGTGCAAATCCTGATCAGGCAGAGTATGCTGGTTTGATAAAGATAAACGCTACTAACGAAGATGAGGACACCCCAGAATACGAGTTTAGAATTATGGGACTGGTTAATAAACGTGAGCTACTGCAGGCTGGTGATCCTGTGCAATTACAGGTTGATTCAGCAGGCCATGCTTGTAATATTGTAGCAGttagaaaaaagagaagagcaACAGTGGATGCAGTGAAAGGTCTTTTCGGTTTTCTTGCCTATGAGGTCGATGAgggtaagaaattattctttcacaTGAGTGAAGTTCGAGACCATGCGATACTTCAACCAGGAGACCCGGTTGAATTCGTTTTGATTACGAATCAACGTACTGGTAAATCATCTGCATGCAATGTAACACGAATAAG CGATTCAGTCCAACAACGACCCGAACGTTTGATCAGCCGATTGCGGACTACATCTATGGAAGACACAGGTCCTAAATTAACCGTAGTTAGACAACCAAGAGGGCCAGACGGTACGCGTGGATTTAATCAAGAAAGAGTCCAGCATACCCCTGGTGCCATTGAAGAGTAA
- the Unr gene encoding cold shock domain-containing Unr isoform X1 — translation MSNNPQWKTFQPPIMNSDPAILDYKSVAIPNPKVIMGSHQTATNIYRNGTNYGSDHYMTDSPPGNGKNNIHYAGYTNTQKSRKDLTRFPFGTFTGMEGNAGYTEDPPTNNSTYQDQSANQGPRETGIIEKLLHSYGFIQCCERQARLFFHFSQFSGNIEHLRIGDPVEFEMTYDRRTGKPIASTVSKISPEMVLGEERVIGLVTTSLHASSDSQGRISYENRGECFFLPYTKDDVEGNVILATGDRVSFQIATNQRGNLGACHVRLENPVHPVRYRGVVCSMKENFGFIERADVVKEIFFHFSEAKSMKEELRLGDDVEFIIQTRNGKEVACNITKLPPGSIVFEEVCNDVVKGQVLKPLERGTAARHQNDPLPGRIRYRDARHCEVEIPFGDKDQKGDFTLRHGDWVQFRIATDTRDQLKRATEILLLPESFTVSGERREQGIIAALKDGFGFIRCADRELARLFFHFNEVLDVDREISVGDEVEFTVIQDPSSSFSSNRQSAIRLKHLPAGTVQFETIIEKDLVGTIIQGVSGLLPGLIGYVKENQHKSVIFFIKDCDPKNIPKVDEKVQFSICQVKRNKELVAVDISLVNSFGEKTPNGNKKLNGQVCQGFIAALKDGFGFIETVNHDKEIFFHFSNFEGDASTLEVGADIECIISSGNGRGNGGCVAADYVKLVPRGSIPRPIPVSEVLDGTVVRPLRSANPDQAEYAGLIKINATNEDEDTPEYEFRIMGLVNKRELLQAGDPVQLQVDSAGHACNIVAVRKKRRATVDAVKGLFGFLAYEVDEGKKLFFHMSEVRDHAILQPGDPVEFVLITNQRTGKSSACNVTRISDSVQQRPERLISRLRTTSMEDTGPKLTVVRQPRGPDGTRGFNQERVQHTPGAIEE, via the exons ATGTCCAACAATCCTCAGTGGAAAACGTTCCAGCCGCCAATCATGAACTCTGACCCTGCAATACTTGATTATAAGTCTGTGGCTATACCTAATCCCAAAGTTATAATGGGATCGCATCAAACAGCAACTAATATCTACAGAAATGGTACCAACTATGGTAGTGACCATTATATGACAGATTCACCTCCtggaaatggaaaaaataacATACACTATGCAGGTTACACTAATACGCAAAAATCGCGTAAAGATCTTACCAGATTTCCTTTTGGGACATTTACCGGTATGGAAGGAAATGCTGGTTACACAGAAGACCCACCAACAAATAATTCCACTTATCAAGATCAATCTGCTAACCAAGGACCACGCGAAAcaggaataattgaaaaattatta CATTCTTATGGATTTATACAGTGCTGTGAAAGACAAGCAAGattgttctttcattttaGCCAATTTAGCGGTAACATAGAACATTTAAGAATTGGAGATCCAGTTGAATTTGAAATGACTTATGACCGACGAACTGGAAAACCCATTGCTAGTACAGTCAGTAAGATTTCTCCGGAGATG GTGCTAGGTGAAGAACGAGTTATTGGACTCGTAACCACATCATTACACGCGAGTAGTGACTCACAAGGGCGTATTAGTTATGAGAACAGAGgagaatgtttttttttgccATATACGAAAGATGATGTAGAAGGAAATGTTATTTTGGCTACTGGTGATAGAGTGTCATTTCAAATTGCTACTAATCAACG tGGAAATTTGGGTGCATGTCATGTAAGATTGGAAAATCCAGTACATCCAGTTCGCTATCGTGGAGTAGTTTGCTCGATGAAAGAAAACTTTGGCTTTATTGAACGTGCTGATGTAGTTAAAGAGATTTTCTTCCACTTTAGTGAAGCTAAATCTATGAAAGAAGAACTTAGATTAGGAGATGatgttgaatttataatacaaactCGAAAT GGAAAAGAAGTCGCTTGTAACATTACTAAGTTACCACCTGGTTCTATAGTATTTGAAGAAGTTTGTAATGATGTAGTAAAAGGGCAGGTATTAAAGCCTTTAGAAAGAGGCACTGCTGCTCGTCACCAAAATGATCCATTGCCTGGAAGAATTCGTTATAGAGATGCTCGTCATTGTGAAGTCGAAATTCCGTTTGGAGATAAAGATCAAAAAGGAGATTTTACTCTTAG aCATGGGGACTGGGTCCAATTTCGTATTGCTACGGATACTAGAGATCAACTCAAAAGAGCTACTGAAATATTGTTGTTACCTGAGTCTTTTACCGTATCCGGTGAAAGACGAGAACAAGGCATTATTGCTGCTCTCAAAGATGGATTTGGTTTCATTCGTTGTGCAGATCGAGAGTTAGcgcgtttattttttcatttcaatgaGGTTCTTGATGTTGATAGAGAAATTAGTGTAGGAGATGAAGTTGAGTTTACAGTTATTCAA gatCCTTCTTCATCATTTTCGAGTAATCGACAAAGTGCAATTAGGTTGAAACATTTACCAGCTGGAACAGTTCAATTTGAAACAATCATAGAAAAAGATTTGGTGGGTACTATAATTCAAGGTGTAAGCGGTTTGTTACCTGGTCTCATTGGATACGTGAAGGAAAATCAACATAAGAgtgttattttctttatcaaaGATTGTGatccaaaaaatattccaaaagtAGATGAGAAG GTTCAATTTAGTATTTGTCAagtgaaacgaaataaagaacTTGTTGCTGTTGACATATCTCTAGTGAATTCTTTTGGTGAAAAGACTCCAAATGGTAACAAAAAGTTAAATGGTCAAGTTTGTCAGGGCTTTATTGCTGCTCTCAAAGATGGATTTGGTTTTATTGAGACTGTGAATCacgataaagaaatattttttcacttcag caattttgAAGGAGACGCTAGTACACTGGAAGTAGGAGCTGATATTGAATGTATAATCAGTTCTGGAAATGGTAGAGGAAACGGTGGTTGTGTTGCCGCGGATTATGTTAAATTAGTACCTCGTGGAAGCATTCCTAGGCCAATACCAGTTAGTGAAGTGCTTGATGGAACGGTCGTGAGGCCATTACGAAGTGCAAATCCTGATCAGGCAGAGTATGCTGGTTTGATAAAGATAAACGCTACTAACGAAGATGAGGACACCCCAGAATACGAGTTTAGAATTATGGGACTGGTTAATAAACGTGAGCTACTGCAGGCTGGTGATCCTGTGCAATTACAGGTTGATTCAGCAGGCCATGCTTGTAATATTGTAGCAGttagaaaaaagagaagagcaACAGTGGATGCAGTGAAAGGTCTTTTCGGTTTTCTTGCCTATGAGGTCGATGAgggtaagaaattattctttcacaTGAGTGAAGTTCGAGACCATGCGATACTTCAACCAGGAGACCCGGTTGAATTCGTTTTGATTACGAATCAACGTACTGGTAAATCATCTGCATGCAATGTAACACGAATAAG CGATTCAGTCCAACAACGACCCGAACGTTTGATCAGCCGATTGCGGACTACATCTATGGAAGACACAGGTCCTAAATTAACCGTAGTTAGACAACCAAGAGGGCCAGACGGTACGCGTGGATTTAATCAAGAAAGAGTCCAGCATACCCCTGGTGCCATTGAAGAGTAA
- the LOC144473787 gene encoding ataxin-3 isoform X1 has translation METIFHEKQEGYLCAQHCLNALLQGPYFNAVDLASFGHELDKEERMRMAESGVDSEDYRLFLEQPSGNMDDSGYFSVQVISRALKVLELELVPYNSTESAALMARKDPSQMKAYICNYKGHWFTIRKIGKQWFNLNSMLSGPQLISDTYLAMYLAQLIQDGYSIFIIIGTLPQCAADNILMKNPVVVAPKLKTPLKTDSKGYRLGVREEDELYKTALPSEEAKVPNTSNILRTPSTTDSSIYNKPSTSKDLSENKPQERIIPIKVEGREEDDDNTELQRALQLSLENSKKDDIDESVKLRLDLHNDNKEAHTVSITDDTDEDDDLRRALQLSLECVTAPPTPDPEDLRWRRLNYFGVYSRSSSAEASQKLNT, from the exons ATGGAAACAATATTCCATGAAAAG CAAGAAGGCTATTTATGCGCGCAACATTGCTTAAATGCACTTTTACAAGGACCATATTTTAATGCAGTGGATCTTGCCAGTTTTGGTCACGAATTGGATAAAGAGGAAAGAATGAGAATGGCAGAATCAGGTGTTGACAGTGAAGATTATAGACTCTTTTTAGAg CAACCATCAGGAAATATGGATGATAGTGGATACTTTTCAGTTCAAGTTATTAGCAGAGCATTGAAAGTTTTGGAGTTAGAGCTAGTCCCATATAATAGTACTGAATCAGCAGCATTAATGGCACGGAAAGATCCTTC ACAGATGAAAGCATATATTTGTAACTATAAAGGACATTGGTTTACTATAAGAAAAATCGGAAAACAATGGTTTAATTTGAATTCTATGCTAAGTGGACCACAACTCATATCAGATACCTATCTTGCTATGTATTTGGCTCAATTAATACAAGATG gttactctatttttatcattattggTACACTTCCTCAATGTGCTGCAGACAATATTCTTATGAAAAATCCAGTAGTAGTTGCACCAAAACTAAAAACGCCTCTAAAAACAGATTCAAAAGGTTATCGTTTGGGAGTTAGAGAAGAAGATGAACTGTACAAAACTGCACTTCCTTCGGAAGAAGCGAAAGTACCAAATACTTCTAATATATTGAGAACGCCAAGTACTACAGATTCAAGTATATATAACAAACCGTCAACATCTAAAGACCTGTCAGAGAATAAACCACAAGAAAGGATAATTCCTATAAAAGTTGAAGGTAGAGAAGAAGATGATGATAATACAGAGCTGCAAAGGGCGTTGCAGTTGAGTTTAGAAAATAGTAAGAAGGATGATATTGATGAATCTGTGAAATTAAGATTAGATCTTCACAATGATAATAAAGAAGCTCATACAGTAAGCATAACTGATGACACAGATGAAGACGATGATTTACGAAGAGCTCTTCAATTAAGCTTAGAATGTGTCACTGCTCCACCAACACCAGATCCAGAAGACTTGCGTTGGcgtcgattaaattattttggtgTATATTCAAGGTCATCCAGTGCAGAAGCATCCCAAAAATTAAACACTTAA
- the LOC144473787 gene encoding ataxin-3-like protein isoform X2 — translation MDDSGYFSVQVISRALKVLELELVPYNSTESAALMARKDPSQMKAYICNYKGHWFTIRKIGKQWFNLNSMLSGPQLISDTYLAMYLAQLIQDGYSIFIIIGTLPQCAADNILMKNPVVVAPKLKTPLKTDSKGYRLGVREEDELYKTALPSEEAKVPNTSNILRTPSTTDSSIYNKPSTSKDLSENKPQERIIPIKVEGREEDDDNTELQRALQLSLENSKKDDIDESVKLRLDLHNDNKEAHTVSITDDTDEDDDLRRALQLSLECVTAPPTPDPEDLRWRRLNYFGVYSRSSSAEASQKLNT, via the exons ATGGATGATAGTGGATACTTTTCAGTTCAAGTTATTAGCAGAGCATTGAAAGTTTTGGAGTTAGAGCTAGTCCCATATAATAGTACTGAATCAGCAGCATTAATGGCACGGAAAGATCCTTC ACAGATGAAAGCATATATTTGTAACTATAAAGGACATTGGTTTACTATAAGAAAAATCGGAAAACAATGGTTTAATTTGAATTCTATGCTAAGTGGACCACAACTCATATCAGATACCTATCTTGCTATGTATTTGGCTCAATTAATACAAGATG gttactctatttttatcattattggTACACTTCCTCAATGTGCTGCAGACAATATTCTTATGAAAAATCCAGTAGTAGTTGCACCAAAACTAAAAACGCCTCTAAAAACAGATTCAAAAGGTTATCGTTTGGGAGTTAGAGAAGAAGATGAACTGTACAAAACTGCACTTCCTTCGGAAGAAGCGAAAGTACCAAATACTTCTAATATATTGAGAACGCCAAGTACTACAGATTCAAGTATATATAACAAACCGTCAACATCTAAAGACCTGTCAGAGAATAAACCACAAGAAAGGATAATTCCTATAAAAGTTGAAGGTAGAGAAGAAGATGATGATAATACAGAGCTGCAAAGGGCGTTGCAGTTGAGTTTAGAAAATAGTAAGAAGGATGATATTGATGAATCTGTGAAATTAAGATTAGATCTTCACAATGATAATAAAGAAGCTCATACAGTAAGCATAACTGATGACACAGATGAAGACGATGATTTACGAAGAGCTCTTCAATTAAGCTTAGAATGTGTCACTGCTCCACCAACACCAGATCCAGAAGACTTGCGTTGGcgtcgattaaattattttggtgTATATTCAAGGTCATCCAGTGCAGAAGCATCCCAAAAATTAAACACTTAA